The stretch of DNA GATGCGCGCTCGTTCTGCTGCTCTGCGCCGCCTAGAGGCCGCAGAGCGGGCTCGAGCGTCGTCAGATGGTATTCCACCCCTATCGCCGCCCAGTTTCGCTCCCTGCGCCTTTCTGACCGCGAGAGCAGCCTTCGTGCGCTGGCTGATAAGGCGGCGCTCGTGCTCCGCGACGACAGCAAGGATCGCGACGGTGAACTCGTCGGCCTGCGGCAGGTCGACGAAGCGGATCGCGATGTCCTCTTTTCGCAGGGTCAAGATGAAGGCAGCGTCGCGCGATAGGCGGTCGAGGCGGGCAACGATAAGGGTCGCCCCATAGGCACGGCAGACATCAAGCGCGCGGGCAAGCTGCGGGCGGTCGTCCCGCGAACCTGACTCGACCTCCTCGAAATATCGGCCGGCGATCAGGTCATACCCATACTGCTGAGCGAAGGCGTCGACGGCTCGGCGTTGCGCCTCGATCCCGAGAGGTTGGCGATCCGTGCTGACGCGCAGGTATCCGACAGCGAGGGGCATGGTGGTCCTCTATGGCAACGTTCGTTGCCACATGTCGTGGACGGCGACCCCGGTGGCGATCAACCGCGGCGAAGCGGTGAAAATGCGCTCGCCCCGGTAAACGGCTTGGGTCGAGCAAGGGGCAGAACCGTTGCGGCTCTGCGTTCCGCGCATCGGGTCGATAAATCGCGGAAGTCGATCAAGCGGTGCGGTTTCAATCGGATCGATCAATCTATCTTGTGGGGATGGTGTGCCCGCCCATGCAGCCCATAAGAGTGCCCATGCGAAATTCGTCCGCAATATCAACGGTATCATGGGAAGTATGGGCTTTATGGGCACATTCCGAGCGTGTCGCGTCTGTGCGCATTCGCCAAGCGAATGACCGATTCAGCAACTGACCGCATAAAGTGCCCATAGTTACCATACTGCCCATCAAATTATTGAACTCACTCACGTTTTTCTCATGGGATGCCCTATGGGACGCATGGGCCCCCTGCTACTCCTCGGCTTCGAGCCACCACCGCGTGCTGTTGCAGGACTGCCGCGAGCGGAGCGAGTACCGCCTTGGTCCATCGCTCGTCTCGACTTCGATGATGCGGTCCCTGAATTGCCTCAGCCTGTCCCCTAAGGCGCGCGCAGGATCCTTCCACCCGTCGCCTATGTCGACCTCCAAGCAGTCGAGCATGGCAGCGATCTCCTTGGCCTTGCGCGGCTCGTTCCAGTCGAGGTTCATGTCATGCACCCCGCCAGCGCGAGACGTGATCGGAACCCGCCGATGCATGCACCGTAGCCACGCGATGACAACCTCTCGAATCCATTCTGTGGCCTCATCCTCGGGCCTTCGCTCCTTCGGCGTATCGAGAAAGCCCACGACCCCCGCGTGCTCAATAATGCCCGACATCACCCGCGCCCATCGCTCGAACGACGCTTTCGACTTCGAGCCATCCGGCATTCCGGCGTTCACCCAGGACCGGATTACCGTCAGCGCGGCAGCGACGAGGCCCGGCCTGTTGTCTTTCAGCCAGCCCTTTAGGTCTGGAATGGCGAATGCCTCCGACGGGCGATCTTCGGGGTTGGCCTCGCGCGCGTCCATGCGGATGTCGACGCAGCGGCGGTAGATTTCGTTTTCGATGTCGGGGTTGTTGCCCGTCGTCACCCACGTGACGCGGACGGGCAGGCTGACCATGCGGGAGTACCCAAGTATGCGCGCCTTGTAGGTTTCGGCAGTGAGCGTGGCAGCAAGGGCTTGGCTCTTCAACTTGGTCGCATTGTCGAAGAACACGACCTTACCCCCGTCCATGAGGATCGAGGTCAGGGTCTTCTCCATCTCCTCTTCCTGCTGTGGAGGCTTGGTGGCCGGCGGCGCGCTGCCAAGGGCGGGGTAGAGGCAGGCGTGGACGAGCAGCGTCGCGCCTGTTCCCGCCACGGGCTTGTTGAGGTAATACATGGGCGCGATGTCGAACAGGTCGCGCACATAGGGTTCGAGGCACATGGCGAGGGCGTTCGCGCGGTCCGACTCGTCTTCGAAGGGAAAGTCGGCAAGCGGCTTAAGCAGCAACTCGACGGCTGCCTGAACCTGCTCTTCGGTGGGTTCAGCAGGCACGTCCACTTCGATCTTCGCGGCGAGGTATATTTGGGCCGCTTCATCGTATCCGCGCGTGTCGAGAAGCCGCCCGTCTCGGGTGAAGATTGGAACGTTCACGACTTCTTTCAGGCAGGGAAGCGTGATTTCTTGCGAACGGGCAGCGAGCATGTCCTTCACAACCGCAGCAGGCGCATTCGAAGGCTTCCATCCGTCGTCCCCAATAGGCTTGAACCACGTGGCCGCGCGGTTCAGTTCATAGGTGAACTCGGGCTCCTCGAGCGGCTGGACGTGATCGCGGTCGATACGGGCGAACGCCTCGCCGTAGGCATAGACCCCGGGCGCACCGTCGACCTCGTATTCGGCGAGCGCCGCCCAAGCCTGCCGCGAGGTGTCGATAATCAGGCCCTTGTCGAAGATCGCCTGCCCCTCGCGCCGCCGCCGAATGCCGAGCCACACGGCGACCTCGTCGATCCACTCCTTCGGCAGGCCGAGCAGCTTCGACATGGACGTGAGGCCACGGAGGGTTCGGTCGTCATCCAGCCGCTGCCGCGCCTTCGTTATTATCTGTTCCGCGCGGCGGCCTGTTCGCTCATCGTCTCCGGCCTCGGACGCGACCAGTTCCAGAAAGTTCCGCGCGATTTCGTCTGACCATCCGGCGCGGACCAATGCCCCGGCCAAAGCGAGCGCGAACTCGTCCCGACCACCTTCGGCGGGATAAAAGCGAACGAAGAAGGTGGCGGCTGCGAGCAGGCCCGCCCTTCGGTTCAATTCGTCTCCATCCACAATGCTCGGAATAGGCTCCCATTGGTCCCACCAACACAGTTGTTCACCATTCGGATGAACGGAAGGCGAGACCATGACGTGGTATGGCTCACCGTCACGGGAGGTCCGCAATTGCAGGACCGTGTAGGCGTGCGGGCCCGCGAGTTCATGTCCGTCGACCTTAGGCAGTTTGAAGTCGATAGGCTTGTCGATCTCGGCCCGATAGATCGCATGGCGCATGCTGCCATCGGACCTATGGACGGTGCATCGCGTGCGCGGCAGGAGCGCCCCAGCAATCCGATTTGAGATATCCCAGTCGAGGTCAACGTCAACGTGGTGTTCGTCGATAATCAGTCCGACATTGCCGGTCAGATCGTCAAGGGAATAGCCGCGCGTCGCATAGCCCGCATCGCGCGGTTGCTTGCCGTTTTTACCTGACTGGAGCGGGATCAAGCGATAGCCAAGGTCGATCAGCGCGGAGAGCGCGTTCTTGTCAGATTCTTCCATTTTCGATCACCTCAGTCACCGAGGCGTCGTTCCTGAAAGCGCGGTTGAACAGGCGCGGCAGAGCACGTAAAATCCAGGCCTCGCGTGAGGGCGAAACGACACCTCCGAGGGCGTAGCGGTTCAGGCCGCTGCGCCCTCCTTCGTTTCAACACGATGCTTGCGAGCCCAAGCTAGAACGTCGTCTCGTTCGTAGCGAACAGTCTGCCGGGAAAGCTGGATGAATGGCGGCCCGATGCGCGTTTTCCGCGCTTGGAACAACCATTCGGATGACAACCCGAGCAGGTCCGCGACCTGCCTCGTCGTCATGATAGGCGGGTAACGTTCTGCTTCAAGCGACACGCGCACTTCGGAAATAAGATCTTCAATCGTCATAGCTCACCTTTTGGTTGAGCCATGAGCCGCACCGCTATCCGACTGTCAGGTTCACCTGCTAGAACAGTGCGGCCTCATTCCAGAACGGGTTAAAAACTTCTAGAATGGGGCGTTGACGATCAAAAACTAAGCAACTGCTACGGCGTCCGCAACTGGAATCTTGCACCTTTTCAGGATGACTGTGGATACTGCGTTCGCCGCTTCCCGCTGACTGTCGAGATCGTCGACCTGACCGTAGTGACCAAGCATATCAACCTCGCCAGCCTTGAGGTTTTGACCATTGAGCCAGCGCATCATGTAGGGCGGTGTTCCCGCTATCATTGCCGCGTCGTGCCAAAGATGGCGAAGGTCGCCAGGGCAAGTAAGCTTAAGGCGGTCGAGCTGATCGATGTGAACGTTCTTTCGAACAGAGGGGAAAACCCAAGTCTTGTGGAGACCCTTCAGGCGCTCAAATAGCGCCTTGGTCGCGGCGCTCATCGCGATTGTGCGAGGGCTCTCGTCCTTCTTGAGCCGAGGAAACGTCATTGTTCCTTGGCCGAGATCGACATCGCGCCAAGTGAGCGCGCGAAGCACATTTTCGCGGCTCCCGGTGTGCCAGCGGATAAGCCAGCAGGTTCGGATGACCAAGTTGTCGATGGCATCGATCTCTGCCAGCCTGTCCGCCCACGGGATCGAACGATCCAATTTGCGACGCTGCATCTTCGTCTGTTCCTTGAGGCGTGGCGGGTCGAGCTTCACGTGCCGATCATGTCGGAAAACAGCGCCGACTAGAACATGAAGCTGTTGGGCAGCGTAAGGCTTCCTCGCCTGCAATTCGTCCATGTGCTGCTCAACCTCCGGCACAGAAATTTTGTCGAGAGGTTTATCCGCCCATTTCGCGAAATGGTTGTCGATGCAGCCGCGATACTCCTTCGCCGTCTTCGGCTTGAGTGGCGCCCTGCCGGACTTTCGATCAGCCGAGCGGAAGGCGATGTAGCGTTCAAGCTGCTCTAGGAAGGTCGGCAGCGCTTCTTGCTCGTCTGTACCGTTGTCGATGCGCGACGCTTTGACCTTGGCCTCTCGCCAAGCCATGTCGCGCGTCATCGCTGGGAAGCGGCCTAGCTTGATCGAGCGCGTCTTGCCTGTGCGAGGGTCGCGCTTGGACAGGTACCACGTTTTCGCCGTCTTGGTGACAGCCATGCGCAAACCGGGGTAACGGTCGCCTTTGTGCGAGTACCATTTCAGTGGCCCAAACTTAAGTCGGTCGACCTCGGTATCGTTGAGCGAAATCTGCGGCATGATGTTCTCTACGAGACAACGGATTTACAACATGGGTGTGCAATCACATTGGTCAGCGCTTGGAGTCATGCAACCGAAGATGTTGAATTAGCTGCGTCTTTCCGATCTCTTTGGATCGTGTTGGACCCGTCAGATATTCTTCGTAATGATGGGGTCACGTGTTCGAGTCACGTAAGCGGCACCACTTATCAGCCAGTATTCGTAACGCTCGCGCGCCTGGCCCCTGCTTGTCCGATTGGCTTGGCTCGAGCCCTATTGCGTCCTTCCGGTTGAACCGACGGGGCAACCATGGTTGAAGCGGCGATGTCATAACTTCACCGCGAGCGAGAGCGGCGTTTTGAAAACGGCAGTTTTCAGTTCCAAACGATATGATCGCGAGTTCCTCGAACGTGTCAACGAGGCGACTGGCGCGGGGCATACGCTGGCTTTCTTCGATACTCGGCTCAATCCCGACACAGCGAGCCTTGCCTGTGGACATGACGCTGTCTGCTGTTTCGTGAATGACAGACTCGACCGGGCCGTGCTCGAAAGACTTGCAGGTGAAGGCATTCGCCTGGCTGCCCTCCGCAGCGCTGGTTTCAATCACGTGGATCTCGCCGCGGCGCGCGATCTCGGCATTACGATCGCGCGCGTCCCCGCCTATTCCCCCGAGTCCGTCGCCGAGCACACCGCCGCGCTGATCCTTGCGCTCAACCGGAAGATCCACAGAGCCTATCTTCGGGTGCGCGAGGGGAATTTCGCGCTCGACGGCCTGCTCGGGTTCAACCTTTCGGGCAAGACCGTGGGGGTTATCGGCACAGGAAAGATCGGCATCTGCGCGGCCCGCATCATGCGGGGGTTCGGCTGCGCCATTCTCGCCTGCGATCCGCAGCCCAGCGAGGAGCTAGACGAAATCGGTGGTTGTTATGTGGACCTGCCGGACCTGCTCGAACAGGCCGACATCGTGACACTTCATTGTCCCCTGACCCCTGAAACGCACCATCTGATCGATGCAGAGGCCATCGACCGGATGAAGCCGGATGCCATGCTGATCAACACGAGCAGGGGAGCCGTCGTCGACACGAAAGCGCTGATCGAAGGTCTGAAGGGCCGCAGTCTCGGTTCGGTCGGCCTCGATGTCTACGAGGAAGAGGGCGACCTGTTCTTCGAGAACCTGTCCGACACGATGATACAGGACGATGTTTTCGCGCGCCTGCTCACTTTCCCGAACGTCCTCGTCACCGGCCACCAGGCATTCTTCACGCGCGAAGCAATGGAAGCGATCGCAACGACCACGATACGCAACATCTCCAGCTTCGAGGAGACGGGAGCGGCGCTGCACGAGGTGTCGGTCGAGAAACTGGCTTGAGCCGTGAGAAATTTCCTTGCGCTGTTGCCGCTTGTCGCATTCGTCCTTTGGCTGGTCGGATTTCGAAGGTCGGCAGCGATGGCCGGGATCTGGAGCGCCGCCCTGTGCGCGGCCCTGGCGGTCGGCGCTTTCGATTATCCCGTCGACGCATCAAGCGTGCTCGGCCCGCTTGCGGAAGCCCTGTTCGCCTGCGCGACCATTGTCTGGATCATATTCCCGGCGCTGGGCATATACGAATTCCAGAAGGATACCGGCGCGACGCAGACGATCGGGCGCTGGCTAGCGGGAGTTTCGGGCAAGCCACAGGTTCAGGCCCTGCTCATCGCCTGGTTCTTCGGCCTGTTTCTTGAAAGCGCCGCCGGTTTCGGCGCGGCGATCGGGAACATCATCACGCCGCATAACATCGTCGCCGGCGCTGCCACGGTCGGCGCGGTCGGTCGCAAGGGCGAAGTGCTGAGGCAAACCCTGCCGGTATGCGCGATCTATGCGGCGGTCGGAGGGTTGCTCCTGTTCGCCTTGGGGCATTTGCTATGACATCGATCCAGGCGAGACCTTTTTGAAGCAGAACGATAGCATCGGCGCGCTGCTTTCACGGAGGATGAGGTGAAGCCGGACAGGTCGAAGGAATGGCACGCGATCGAATTCGATGAGGCTGTCGAGGCGCTTGAATCGCACCCCGGAGGGCTGAGCGAGGAGCGCGCGCGCGAACGGCTTGCCCAACATGGCCCCAACCGCCTTCCCGAACCGAAACCTGTGCATCCGGTCTTGCGCTTCCTCGCGCATTTCAACAGCCCCCTGATCCATTTCCTCCTCGTTGCGGCGGCAGCGGCTTTCCTGCTCGATCACGCGGTCGACGCGGTCGTGATCCTGCTGGTGGTGCTGGTCAACGCGGCGGTCGGATATGTCCAGGAGGGCAGGGCCGAAGAGGCCCTGGCAGGGATGCGCAGCCTGATTTCGCCGCGCGCTGTCGTGCTGCGTGGCGGCGAGAAGCGCGTCGTCGATGCCGCAACCCTTGTTCCGGGCGACATTGCGGTGATCGAAGCGGGCGATCGGATTGCCGCCGACGTGCGCATCCGGCGCGCGCGCGGGTTCGCGGTCGAGGAAGCGGCTCTCACCGGCGAGTCCGTCGCAGCCGAGAAGCGGCCCGATCCGGTTCCCCCCGAAGCTGCGCTGGGGGACCGCTCTTCGATGGCCTATTCCGGCACGCTGGCGATCAGGGGGCAGGCGACCGGGCTGGTCGTCGCGACCGGCGCCGATACCGAGATCGGCCGGATCAGCGGGATGCTCCAGGAGGTGCCTGCGCTCGTGACCCCGCTGCTGCGGCAGATCGATTCCTTCGCCCGATTGTTTACGCTTGTCATCCTCGCGCTCGGCGCAGCACTGCTCGCTTTCGCGGTTATGGTGCGCGGCTTCGAATGGGGCGATGCTCTCATCGCGGTCGTGGCGGTGTCCGTCGGCGCGGTTCCGGAGGGTCTGCCCGCCGTCATCACCATTACGCTCGCAATCGGAGTGCAGCGCATGGCGGCGCGAAAAGCGGTGATCCGCAAGCTTCCGGCTGTCGAATCGCTCGGAGCGACCAGCGTGATCTGCAGCGACAAGACCGGGACTCTCTCCCGTAACGAGATGAATGCGGTTCGCCTGGTGACTGCCAAGGGGGAATTCTCGGTCAGCGGGAAGGGGTACGCGCCCGAAGGAACGATCGCCCCTCGCGCCTCGGGGCAGGCTGATCAGCCGCTGCCCGAAGACCTGATCCGCTGCGGCGCGCTTTGCAACGATGCGCGCCTTGTCAGAGACGCAACTGTCGGCGACGAAGGCGGGCCATGGAGCGTTGCGGGCGACCCGATGGAAGGGGCGCTTCTGGCGCTCGCCGGGAAGGCGGGTTTGGATCGGGACTGCCTCGAGGCCGAATGGCCGCGGCTCGATGAAATCCCCTTCGATGCCGAACATCGCTACATGGCGACGCTGCACGAAGGGCCGAACGGCCAGGCGGTGGCAATGATCAAGGGCGCGCCGGAAGCGGTGCTCGACCTGTGCGATACGGCCTCGCACGAGGTCGACTGGGCCGGTCATGTCGAACGCGCGGCGGGTGAGGGCGAACGGCTGCTCGCCTTCGCCATGCTTGGCTTCGAAGAGCCGCGCGGTTGTCTTGCTCACGAAGACCTCGAAGGCGCCACCATGCTCGGTCTTATCGGTTTCATCGATCCCCCGCGCGAGGAGGCGAAGCGCGCGATCGCCGAATGTCGCTCCGCCGGCATCGCGGTGAAAATGATCACCGGCGATCACGCCGCGACCGCGCTCGCCATCGCCCGGCAGCTCGACCTCGCCGACTGTCCGGAGGCCATGACCGGCGCCGATGTCGAGGCGATCGACGATTGCGAACTGGCCCGGCGCGTGGAGCGGGTGTCTGTCTTCGCCCGGGCCAGCCCGGAACAGAAACTGCGCATCGTGCGCGCGCTGCAGTCGCACGATCACATCGTCGCAATGACCGGCGACGGGGTGAACGATGCGCCCGCATTGAAGCAGGCCGATGTCGGCACCGCGATGGGCGTCACCGGGACCGAGGCGGCACGCGAAGCGTCCGAGATGGTCCTGCTTGACGATAATTTCGCCTCGATCGTCGCGGCCGTGCGCGAGGGCCGCACGGTCTATGACAATATCCGCAAGGTGATCGCCTGGACCCTGCCCACGAACGGCGGCGAGGCAATCGTTATCGTGCTCGCGATCCTTGCCGGGTTCGCCCTGCCGATGACGGCGACGCAGATCCTCTGGATCAACCTCGTCACGGCCGTGACGCTCGGGCTTGTCCTCGCCTTCGAGCCTCCTGAACCCGGCATCATGGAGCGACCCCCGCGAAAGCGCGACGCGCCGCTGCTGACGCGCCTCCTATTGTGGCGGGTAGCCTTCGTCTCCTTCCTTTTCGCCGGGGTCGCGCTGTTGATCTTTTTCGGTTCGCAATCGCTCGGCGTCAGCATCGAGAAGGCCCGGACCCTGACGGTCAATATGCTGGTGGTCTCCGAGATCGCCTATCTTTTCAACGTCCGCTTCCTGCATATGCGCTCGCTTACACTCAGAGGCGCGCTCGGCACGCGGCCGGTGCTGATCGCACTCGCGGTGGTGGTTCTTGCCCAGCTGGCTTTCACCTATCTCCCGGTCTTGCAGCGCGTGTTCGAAACCGAAGCGCTTTCGTTAGAGGAGGGCGCGGTCATCGTCGCCATCGGCTTCGGCCTGCTGCTTCTGCTCGAATTCGAGAAACTGGTCACGCGCAGGTTCGCCCTGTGATTTGCAATTCCACCGTGGAGGAGGATTGACCATGCTTCGCGCGCGCCGCGATCCGCCCCGCGACGTCTTTCCCCCCGACCCATGGGGATTGGCGGCGGTGCATTTCGATACCGATTGGCTGCTCGGCTATGTCGGGCAGGCGGAGACCATGTTCGCGTTGTCGAACGGCTATCTCGGAATCCGCGGCACGATGGAGGAGGGGCATCCGGTCGAAGAGCCGGGAACCTATCTCAACGGCTTCTATGAAAGTCGCCCGATCACCTACGGCGAAAGCGCTTATGGTTTTCCCGACAGCGGTCAGAGCATACTCGTCTGCCCCGACGGGGTTTCGATCGAGCTGGTGGTCGACGATGAACCCTTCGATCTCGTCCGCGCCGAAGTGCTCGATTTCTCGCGCCGGCTGGATTTCGCGAAAGGCGTGCTCACGCGAGAGGTCGCCTGGAGAACCGCGCGGGGCCGGAAGCTGACCTTGAGGACGACGCGGCTCGTCTCGCTCGCGATGAAGCACGTTGCGGCTATCTCCTGGGAACTTGTTGCCGAAGACGATGCGGACATCATCGTCACGTCGCGGCTGGTCGAACGGCCTCCCTTGCCGAGCGAGGCTCGCGACCCGCGGATCGCCGAACCGCCGGGCGAAAGCGTTCTGGAGCCGACCGGGGCGCGAGCCGAAGGTGCGCGCGCGATGCTCGGCTATGTCACCCGCCGCTCACGCCTCGCGCTCGGCTGCGGAATGGACCACGTGATCGATACATCATCCCCGCATGATCTTTCCGCGACGGCAAGCGACGAGGAAGCCGCCGTCACCATTCGCCTAAGCGCGCAATCCGGTGTGCCCATGAGGTTTACGAAGTTCCTGGCCTATCACCATGGGCATGAAGGGGCACAGGATATGCTCGAAGCGGTCGGCGGGAGCCTCGATGAGGCGATCGTCCGCGGCTTCGATAACCTGCTTTGCCGCCAGACGGAAATCATGGGCGAATTCTGGGACCGCGCCGATGTCGAAATCGAGGGCGATCCGGCAACCCAGCAGGTGATCCGCTGGAATATCTTCCAGCTGCTTCAGTCGGCGGCCCGGGTGCATGGCCACGGCATCGGCGCGAGAGGGCTCACCGGGCGCAGCTACGAAGGGCATTATTTCTGGGACACCGAAATCTATGTCCTGCCGTTTCTCACCTACACCGCCCCGGACATCGCGCGGGCCTTGCTCAAGTTTCGTTACGATATGCTGCCGCAGGCACGTCTGCGGGCTGCCGAACTCGGCCATCGCGGCGCGACTTTTCCCTGGCGCACGATCAACGGTCACGAAGCATCTGCCTACTACGCGGCCGGCACCGCGCAGTATCACATCAACGCCGATATAGCGTACGCGCTGGACAAATATGTGGCGATCACCGGCGATACGGAGTTCATGGCGCGATACGGCGCCGAAATCCTGATCGAGACCGCCCGCTTCTGGCTCGATCTCGGCTTCTTCTCGTCCCGCCGCGATGGCAGGTTCTGCATCAACGGCGTCACCGGACCGGACGAATACAACGCGCTCGTCGACAACAATTACTTCACCAACCTCATGGCGCAGCACAACCTCAGGCTTGCGGCCCGGACCCTGGCTACGCTCGATCCCGAGGCGAAAGCGCAAGTGGCCGCTGCGACGAACCTTGGTCCCGCAGAACCGGATGGCTGGCTCGAGGCGGCCGAGCGTATGTACCTGCCGCAAGACGAGCGGCTCGGCGTGCACCCGCAGGACGACAGCTTTCTCGACAAGGAGGTATGGGATTTCGCCAGGACGCCCGAGGAGAACTATCCCCTCCTGCTGCATTATCACCCGCTGAACCTGTATCGGGCGCAGGTCGTCAAGCAGGCCGATACCCTGCTCGCCATGTTCCTGATGAACGGCCATTTCAGCGCTGCAGAGAAAAAACGCAACTTCGACTACTACGACCCGATCACGACGCATGACAGCTCGCTGTCGGTGTGCATCCAGTCGATCATCGCAAGCGAGATCGGCTACGCTGACAAGGCCATCGACTATTTCGATTTCGCCGCGACGATGGACCTGTCCGACATCGGCGGCAATGTAAGGCACGGCGCGCACGTCGCCTCGATCGGCGGGACCTGGATGGCCCTGGTTTACGGCTTTGCCGGACTGCGCGACGGGGACGGCACGATCGCCTTCAGCCCGCGCCTGCCCGACAGGTGGAGCCGATTGTGTTTTGCGCTGACCATTCGCGGCCGACGCCTGCGGATCGCGATAGATCGGGCGCGCACGGTTTATCGGCTCGAACGCGGTGATCCGATCGAGATCGTGCACGAGGGGGAGGCATTGCGCCTCTCGCCGGAAGAACCCGAGATGACCCGCTCCAACCGGAAGTGCCCGCCGCCGCCCCGGCCCGGGCCGGGAGCGGTCGATCCGGCGATGCCCGAAGGCGAGGGCTGACGGGCCCCCTTACCCTACCGTCACACCGGAAAGGTCGCCGACAACTTCGTCCGCTCCCGCTTCGCGCAGGGCGTCGGCCCTTGCGTTCGGGCCCACGCCGATCACGCGAGCGAATCCGGCTCTGCGCCCTGCCTCGACCCCGGCAATTGCGTCCTCGAAGATGACCGCACGCTCCGCCTTTACGCCAAGCCGCCGCAGCGCCTCTTCGAACAGGGCCGGGTGCGGCTTGCCCGGCAAGTCGAGCCGCGACGCATCGATGCCATCGACCCTTGCCTGGACATGGTGGGCGAGTCCGGTCGCCTCGAGCACCTGGCGGGCATTGGCGCTGGAGGAAGCGACCGCGATCGCGATCCCGGAAGTGCGCAGGTCGCGCAGCAGGCGCTCGGCTCCGGGCAGCGCTCTGGAAGCCGTGCGAAGCCGTTCCTGCACCGCTTCGTTCTTTCGCCGCGACAGCCCCATCACGGTTTCGGCCCCGGGCGGATCGTCCTGCGCGCCTTCGGGCAACTTGATACCGCGCGACGCGAGGAAGGTGCGCACGCCTTCCTCGCGGCGCCTGCCATCGACGTAGAGCTGGTAGTCGTCCGGGCCGAACGGCGGTTGCCTGTCGTCCCATGTCCGGAGGAAGGCATCGAAGGTTTCCTTCCACGCCGCTTCGTGCAGGCTGGCGGTGTCGGTGAGGACGCCGTCGAGATCGAAGATCGCCGCGTCGAGCCGGGCGGGCGACAAATGCACATCCGACAAGTCTCGTCTCCCGCATTTCCTGCTATTCTTCCGACTCGACCGTATCCCTAGTTTAACCGGGTCGATAGCGCGATCCGGCTCACGATGCGCCGGGAGATGCTTGGCTCATGATGAATATTGCGACCGTCACGCTGAACCCGGCATTCGACGTCTCTTTCGAGGTCGATCGCCTGTTTCACACCTCCAAGATGCGCGGTGACAACGAAAGACACGCGCCCGGCGGCGGGGGCATAAACGTCGCGCGGGTTTTCGTGCGGTTGGGTGGGAATGCCCGCTGCCACTACCTGGCAGGAGGCGCGACAGGCGCTGCGCTCGACCGGGCGCTCGACCAGCATGAGATCGTCAGGAACCGGGTCGCGATCGCGGGCGAGACCAGGGTCAGCACTTCCGTCTTCGAACGCACCAGCAGGCGCGAATACCGCTTCGTCACGGACGGTCCGGAGATCGCCGAGGCAAAATGGCGTGAATGCGAAGCCGCGATCGCGCAGGCCGAATGCGATTACCTCGTCGCCAGCGGATCCCTGCCGCGCGGCGTACCGGACGATTTCTACGCCCGCATCGCGACCGCGGCGAACAACCGGGGCATTCGCTTCGTGCTCGACAGTTCGGGACGGGGTCTTGCAGGCGGGCTTGCGGCGGGCGGCGTATTCCTGGTCAAGCCGAGCGTGGGCGAACTGCGCGCACTTACCGGACAGGAAC from Erythrobacter sp. encodes:
- a CDS encoding glycosyl hydrolase family 65 protein; amino-acid sequence: MLRARRDPPRDVFPPDPWGLAAVHFDTDWLLGYVGQAETMFALSNGYLGIRGTMEEGHPVEEPGTYLNGFYESRPITYGESAYGFPDSGQSILVCPDGVSIELVVDDEPFDLVRAEVLDFSRRLDFAKGVLTREVAWRTARGRKLTLRTTRLVSLAMKHVAAISWELVAEDDADIIVTSRLVERPPLPSEARDPRIAEPPGESVLEPTGARAEGARAMLGYVTRRSRLALGCGMDHVIDTSSPHDLSATASDEEAAVTIRLSAQSGVPMRFTKFLAYHHGHEGAQDMLEAVGGSLDEAIVRGFDNLLCRQTEIMGEFWDRADVEIEGDPATQQVIRWNIFQLLQSAARVHGHGIGARGLTGRSYEGHYFWDTEIYVLPFLTYTAPDIARALLKFRYDMLPQARLRAAELGHRGATFPWRTINGHEASAYYAAGTAQYHINADIAYALDKYVAITGDTEFMARYGAEILIETARFWLDLGFFSSRRDGRFCINGVTGPDEYNALVDNNYFTNLMAQHNLRLAARTLATLDPEAKAQVAAATNLGPAEPDGWLEAAERMYLPQDERLGVHPQDDSFLDKEVWDFARTPEENYPLLLHYHPLNLYRAQVVKQADTLLAMFLMNGHFSAAEKKRNFDYYDPITTHDSSLSVCIQSIIASEIGYADKAIDYFDFAATMDLSDIGGNVRHGAHVASIGGTWMALVYGFAGLRDGDGTIAFSPRLPDRWSRLCFALTIRGRRLRIAIDRARTVYRLERGDPIEIVHEGEALRLSPEEPEMTRSNRKCPPPPRPGPGAVDPAMPEGEG
- a CDS encoding HAD family phosphatase, giving the protein MHLSPARLDAAIFDLDGVLTDTASLHEAAWKETFDAFLRTWDDRQPPFGPDDYQLYVDGRRREEGVRTFLASRGIKLPEGAQDDPPGAETVMGLSRRKNEAVQERLRTASRALPGAERLLRDLRTSGIAIAVASSSANARQVLEATGLAHHVQARVDGIDASRLDLPGKPHPALFEEALRRLGVKAERAVIFEDAIAGVEAGRRAGFARVIGVGPNARADALREAGADEVVGDLSGVTVG
- a CDS encoding 1-phosphofructokinase family hexose kinase, coding for MMNIATVTLNPAFDVSFEVDRLFHTSKMRGDNERHAPGGGGINVARVFVRLGGNARCHYLAGGATGAALDRALDQHEIVRNRVAIAGETRVSTSVFERTSRREYRFVTDGPEIAEAKWRECEAAIAQAECDYLVASGSLPRGVPDDFYARIATAANNRGIRFVLDSSGRGLAGGLAAGGVFLVKPSVGELRALTGQELESEEEIAAAARAIVERGQAKYVAVTMGRDGGILASADGVIRRAAIPVEAASAVGAGDSCVAAMVYAFARGRAPADAFAFGMAGGAAAVLTPGTDLARARDIRRLYEETTGTPAP